From Pseudomonas sp. CCI4.2, one genomic window encodes:
- a CDS encoding phosphatidate cytidylyltransferase codes for MLKQRIITALILLPIALCGFFLLEGASFAVFIGVVVTLGAWEWARLAGFTAQVARVIYAVVIAALLLLMYVLPDLAPWVLGAAVVWWLLATFLVLTYPETSSRWSGTVCKLVIGLVILLPAWQGLVLIKQWELGNWLILSVMVLVWGADIGAYFSGKAFGKRKLAAKVSPGKSWEGLFGGLIASLVITAVVGIFRGWSGSQCVLGLLGAAVVVLISVVGDLTESMFKRQSGVKDSSNLLPGHGGVLDRIDSLTAAIPVFAVLLWAANWGVM; via the coding sequence ATGCTGAAACAACGAATCATCACGGCACTGATCCTGCTGCCTATTGCCCTGTGTGGCTTCTTTCTCCTCGAAGGTGCGAGCTTCGCCGTGTTCATTGGCGTGGTGGTGACACTGGGTGCTTGGGAATGGGCGCGTTTGGCAGGGTTTACCGCGCAGGTCGCTCGAGTCATTTACGCCGTTGTAATCGCTGCGCTGCTGTTGCTGATGTATGTACTGCCGGATTTGGCGCCCTGGGTTTTGGGCGCCGCAGTCGTGTGGTGGTTGTTGGCGACATTCCTCGTGCTGACTTACCCTGAGACCAGTAGTCGTTGGTCCGGCACTGTCTGCAAGCTGGTGATCGGTTTGGTGATTCTGCTGCCGGCATGGCAGGGATTGGTATTGATCAAGCAGTGGGAGTTGGGTAACTGGTTGATCCTGTCGGTCATGGTCCTAGTTTGGGGCGCAGACATCGGTGCGTACTTTTCGGGCAAGGCCTTCGGCAAGCGCAAGCTGGCGGCAAAAGTCAGCCCAGGTAAGAGCTGGGAAGGCCTGTTTGGCGGTTTGATTGCTAGTTTGGTAATCACCGCTGTCGTCGGTATTTTTCGCGGTTGGTCCGGTTCGCAGTGTGTTCTCGGTTTGCTTGGCGCCGCCGTGGTGGTGCTGATCTCGGTTGTCGGGGATTTGACAGAAAGCATGTTCAAGCGCCAGTCCGGCGTTAAAGACAGCAGTAACTTGCTCCCCGGCCACGGCGGGGTGTTGGACCGAATTGACAGTTTAACGGCTGCCATTCCAGTGTTTGCGGTGCTGCTCTGGGCCGCTAACTGGGGTGTGATGTGA
- a CDS encoding OmpH family outer membrane protein, translating to MRKLTQLVLLATALMATPAFAEMKIAVLNYQMALLESDAAKQYAVDAEKKFGPQLTKLKTLESSAKGIQDRLVSGGDKMAQPERERLELEFKQKARDFQFQSKELNEAKAVADREMLKQLKPKLDQAVEEVIKKGAFDLVFERGAVIDVKPQYDVTRQVIERMNQLK from the coding sequence GTGCGTAAGTTGACTCAATTGGTTCTTTTGGCTACAGCCCTGATGGCGACGCCAGCATTCGCTGAAATGAAAATCGCTGTGCTGAATTATCAAATGGCTCTGCTCGAGTCAGACGCTGCAAAGCAATATGCCGTGGATGCTGAAAAGAAGTTCGGCCCCCAATTGACCAAGCTGAAGACCCTTGAAAGCAGTGCCAAGGGGATTCAGGATCGCTTGGTAAGCGGCGGCGACAAGATGGCCCAGCCTGAACGCGAGCGTCTTGAACTCGAATTCAAGCAAAAGGCTCGCGACTTCCAGTTCCAATCCAAGGAACTGAACGAAGCTAAAGCAGTTGCTGACCGTGAAATGCTCAAGCAATTGAAGCCTAAGCTGGATCAGGCGGTAGAAGAAGTTATCAAGAAAGGTGCCTTTGACTTGGTGTTCGAGCGCGGTGCTGTGATTGATGTTAAACCTCAGTACGACGTGACTCGCCAAGTCATCGAGCGCATGAATCAGCTGAAGTAA
- the ispC gene encoding 1-deoxy-D-xylulose-5-phosphate reductoisomerase: MKKLQQITVLGATGSVGLSTLDVIARHPDRYQVFALTGFSRLKELLALCVRHSPRFAVVPQLDLARGLQDALAAAGLDTRVLVGEGGLCEVAAHPQVDTVLAAIVGAAGLRPTLAAVEAGKKVLLANKEALVMSGALFMQAVHRSAAVLLPIDSEHNAIFQCLPTNCSGGLGAVGVRRILLTASGGPFRETPLADLMSVSPEQACAHPNWSMGRKISVDSATMMNKGLELIEACWLFDARPNQVEVVIHPQSVIHSMVDYVDGSVLAQLGNPDMRTPIAHALAWPQRIDSGVAPLDLFSIARLDFQAPDEQRFPCLRLARQAAEAGNSAPAVLNAANEVAVAAFLGRRIRYPEIASIIDEVLNLEPVIAVTELDTVFEIDSKARALAEHWLTRSGR; this comes from the coding sequence GTGAAGAAACTTCAACAGATCACCGTTTTGGGCGCCACCGGTTCGGTGGGCCTCAGTACGCTGGACGTCATTGCCCGGCACCCGGATCGGTATCAGGTATTCGCGCTGACGGGCTTCAGTCGGTTGAAAGAGCTGCTGGCGCTGTGCGTTCGCCATTCACCACGGTTTGCGGTGGTTCCTCAGTTGGATCTGGCGCGGGGATTACAGGATGCCCTCGCTGCAGCCGGTCTCGATACGCGAGTGCTGGTGGGGGAGGGCGGTCTTTGTGAAGTCGCGGCTCACCCACAAGTCGATACCGTGCTGGCGGCGATTGTTGGCGCAGCTGGGCTGCGTCCGACATTGGCGGCGGTAGAGGCGGGCAAGAAGGTACTACTGGCTAATAAAGAAGCTTTGGTCATGTCCGGTGCGCTGTTCATGCAGGCGGTGCATCGCAGCGCAGCCGTACTGTTGCCTATCGACAGTGAGCACAACGCGATTTTCCAGTGCTTGCCTACAAATTGTTCTGGTGGGTTGGGCGCGGTTGGCGTACGCCGCATTCTGCTGACCGCATCCGGTGGTCCGTTTCGTGAAACACCGCTGGCCGACCTGATGAGCGTCTCGCCTGAGCAAGCGTGCGCTCACCCAAATTGGTCGATGGGGCGCAAGATTTCTGTAGACTCTGCCACCATGATGAACAAAGGCCTTGAGTTGATCGAGGCCTGTTGGCTGTTCGATGCTCGGCCAAATCAGGTTGAAGTGGTGATTCACCCGCAAAGCGTCATCCATTCCATGGTCGATTACGTGGATGGCTCAGTGTTGGCTCAGTTGGGTAACCCTGACATGCGCACACCGATTGCCCATGCATTGGCTTGGCCGCAGCGGATTGATTCAGGGGTAGCGCCGCTCGATCTCTTCAGCATTGCGCGTCTGGATTTTCAAGCGCCCGACGAACAGCGATTTCCGTGCCTTCGGTTAGCCAGACAGGCGGCGGAGGCTGGTAATAGCGCGCCGGCTGTGCTGAATGCGGCCAATGAAGTGGCAGTTGCAGCATTTCTTGGCCGGCGCATCCGCTACCCAGAGATCGCGAGTATCATTGACGAGGTTTTGAATCTTGAGCCCGTCATAGCAGTAACAGAATTGGATACGGTGTTCGAGATTGACTCGAAAGCCCGCGCTTTGGCTGAGCACTGGCTCACTCGCAGCGGGCGGTAA
- the lpxD gene encoding UDP-3-O-(3-hydroxymyristoyl)glucosamine N-acyltransferase produces the protein MTVTIKLGQLAEFLGATLRGAADKDITGLATLQEAGPGQVSFLANPQYRKFLAVSHAAAVLLKPADAEGFAGDALLVPDPYLAYAKISHLFDPKPKALPGVHACAVIAADAQVDVSASIGAFAVIESGARIAANVTVGAHCFIGVRSEIGEGGWLAPRVTLYHDVRIGKRVVIQSGAVLGGEGFGFANDKGIWQKIAQVGGVLVGDDVEIGVNTAVDRGALADTVIGNGVKLDNQIQIAHNVQIGDHTAMAACVGISGSTKIGKHCTIAGGVGMVGHIEVCDGVFVTGMTMVTRSITEPGAYSSGTAMQPAAEWRKSAARIRQLDDMSRRLQHMEKVVEAVTSGGKASSDG, from the coding sequence ATGACCGTAACCATCAAACTCGGCCAATTGGCCGAGTTCCTCGGCGCCACGCTACGTGGTGCAGCGGATAAAGACATCACTGGGCTAGCCACTTTGCAAGAGGCTGGCCCTGGTCAGGTAAGTTTCCTGGCCAATCCCCAGTACCGTAAATTCCTTGCCGTTAGCCACGCGGCCGCCGTGTTACTTAAACCGGCCGATGCCGAGGGGTTTGCAGGTGATGCGTTGCTGGTGCCAGATCCTTATCTGGCCTACGCAAAGATCTCCCATTTATTCGACCCCAAACCCAAGGCGTTGCCAGGGGTTCATGCGTGCGCAGTGATTGCCGCTGATGCTCAGGTTGACGTCAGCGCTAGTATCGGTGCATTCGCTGTTATCGAAAGCGGTGCGCGCATCGCCGCGAACGTCACAGTAGGGGCTCACTGTTTTATCGGTGTTCGTAGCGAAATTGGCGAAGGCGGCTGGTTGGCGCCACGGGTGACGCTTTATCACGATGTACGCATCGGCAAGCGAGTCGTGATTCAGTCTGGCGCAGTACTCGGTGGCGAAGGCTTCGGCTTCGCCAACGACAAGGGTATTTGGCAGAAGATCGCGCAGGTTGGCGGTGTATTGGTCGGTGACGACGTGGAGATTGGCGTCAATACCGCAGTTGATCGCGGTGCCTTGGCCGATACGGTTATCGGCAACGGCGTGAAGCTGGATAACCAGATTCAGATCGCGCATAACGTCCAGATTGGCGATCACACCGCCATGGCGGCGTGCGTCGGCATCTCGGGAAGCACGAAAATTGGCAAGCATTGCACCATTGCTGGCGGTGTTGGCATGGTTGGGCATATCGAAGTCTGTGACGGCGTATTCGTCACCGGTATGACCATGGTGACCCGTTCGATTACCGAACCCGGCGCCTATTCCTCGGGGACTGCGATGCAGCCCGCTGCGGAATGGCGTAAGAGTGCGGCGCGCATTCGTCAGCTTGATGACATGTCGCGACGCTTGCAGCATATGGAAAAGGTTGTTGAGGCAGTGACCTCGGGCGGTAAAGCTTCATCTGATGGCTGA
- the rseP gene encoding sigma E protease regulator RseP, producing MSALYMIVGTLVALGVLVTFHEFGHFWVARRCGVKVLRFSVGFGMPLLRWHDRKGTEYVLAAIPLGGYVKMLDEREGEVPADQVHQSFNRKTVYQRIAIVIAGPVANFLLAIVFFWFLAMLGSQQVRPVIGAVESGSLADKAGLSAGQEIVAVDGEPTSGWSAVNLQLVRRLGESGTIALQVHDQGSTVDSPRMLTLDKWLKGADEPDPIRSLGIRPWRPALAPVLAELDPKGPAQAAGLKTGDRLLAIDGQPLSDWQQVVDAVRLRPAAKISLRVERDGAQLDVPLTLATKTDSKATTGYLGAGVKGVDWPPEMLREVSYGPLAAVGEAAKRTWTMSVLTLDSLRKMLFGELSVKNLSGPITIAKVAGASAQSGIGDFLNFLAYLSISLGVLNLLPIPVLDGGHLLFYLVEWARGRPLSDRVQGWGVQIGISFVVGVMLLALVNDLGRL from the coding sequence ATGAGCGCGCTCTATATGATTGTTGGCACCCTGGTCGCATTGGGTGTGCTGGTGACCTTTCACGAATTTGGCCACTTTTGGGTGGCTAGGCGTTGTGGCGTCAAGGTTTTGCGTTTTTCGGTAGGGTTCGGCATGCCGCTTTTGCGGTGGCATGACCGCAAGGGTACTGAATATGTGCTGGCCGCCATTCCCTTGGGCGGCTACGTAAAAATGCTCGATGAACGCGAAGGTGAAGTGCCTGCGGATCAGGTCCATCAGTCGTTCAACCGTAAAACCGTCTATCAGCGTATCGCCATCGTAATTGCCGGGCCGGTTGCCAACTTCCTGCTGGCTATCGTGTTTTTCTGGTTTTTGGCCATGCTCGGTAGTCAACAAGTACGTCCAGTCATCGGCGCGGTCGAGTCGGGCAGTCTTGCGGATAAAGCGGGCTTGAGCGCTGGGCAGGAAATTGTTGCCGTCGATGGCGAGCCCACATCGGGTTGGTCGGCAGTGAATTTGCAACTGGTGCGGCGTTTGGGCGAAAGCGGCACCATAGCCCTGCAAGTACACGACCAGGGTTCGACTGTTGATTCTCCCCGTATGCTTACATTGGATAAGTGGCTAAAGGGCGCGGATGAGCCAGACCCTATTCGTTCGCTGGGTATTCGTCCGTGGCGTCCGGCGTTGGCGCCCGTGCTGGCTGAATTGGATCCGAAAGGCCCGGCGCAAGCCGCTGGTCTGAAGACCGGCGACCGACTGCTGGCAATTGACGGGCAGCCCTTGAGCGATTGGCAGCAGGTGGTCGATGCGGTTCGTCTGCGTCCCGCTGCAAAGATTTCCCTGCGCGTTGAACGTGATGGTGCGCAGTTGGACGTGCCGTTGACGCTGGCGACCAAGACTGACAGCAAGGCTACAACCGGCTATCTCGGGGCTGGGGTCAAGGGTGTCGATTGGCCACCGGAGATGTTGCGCGAGGTCAGTTACGGGCCTTTAGCCGCCGTTGGCGAGGCCGCCAAACGCACTTGGACCATGAGTGTGTTGACCCTTGATTCGCTGAGAAAAATGTTGTTCGGCGAGCTATCTGTAAAAAACTTGAGCGGACCGATAACCATTGCTAAAGTGGCGGGCGCTTCGGCCCAGTCGGGGATAGGGGATTTTCTAAATTTCCTCGCCTATCTGAGCATAAGCCTAGGGGTTCTCAATTTGTTGCCCATCCCAGTATTGGATGGGGGGCATCTGTTGTTCTACCTGGTCGAGTGGGCGCGGGGTCGCCCGCTGTCTGATCGGGTGCAGGGTTGGGGGGTTCAGATCGGGATCAGTTTTGTGGTCGGGGTAATGCTACTCGCCTTGGTCAACGATCTGGGTCGACTGTAA
- the bamA gene encoding outer membrane protein assembly factor BamA, whose product MKRLLLTAVLAVLMIAEVHAESFTISDIRVNGLQRVSAGSVFGALPLNVGETADDRRLVDATRALFKTGFFQDIQLGRDGNVLVITVVERPSVSSIEIDGNKAITTEDLMKGLKQSGLAEGEIFQRATLEGVRNELQRQYVAQGRYSAEVSTEVVPQPRNRVGLKININEGTVAAIQHINVVGNSVFPDEDLIGLFELKTTNWLSFFKNDDKYAREKLSGDLERLRSYYLDRGYINMDIASTQVSITPDKKSVYITVNVNEGEKYTVKSVKLSGDLKVPEDQVKALLLVKPGQVFSRKVMTTTSELITRRLGNEGYTFANVNGVPTPNNEDHTVDILFAVDPGKRAYVDRINFRGNTKSADEVLRREMRQMEGGWASTYLIDQSKTRLNRLGFFKEVNVETPAVPGTDDQVDVNYTVEEQASGSVTASVGFAQSAGLILGGSISQNNFLGTGNKVSIGLTKSQYQTRYNFGYVNPYFTPDGVSLGYNAFYRTTDYKNLSVDVASYAVDSLGAGVSLGYPINETSRLTYGLTVQQDQIKTGVYTVDEIFDFVNKEGNKYLNFKASAGWSESTLNKGVLATRGHSQSLVFETTTPGSDLSFFKLDYRAQYFHPLTENYTLRLHTELGYGDGYGSTSGLPFYENYYGGGFNSVRGFKDSGLGPRSTPSRGESVTGNAGTLVDPDGKALPFGGNVLIQGGVEVMFPLPFIKDQKSLRTSLFWDVGNVFDTNCGSSGSNTIAASDVKPKCDNIGLAGLASSVGVGVTWVTALGPLSFALAVPVKTPDNADTQIFQFSLGQTF is encoded by the coding sequence ATGAAACGTCTGCTGCTAACTGCGGTTCTCGCCGTACTGATGATCGCCGAAGTTCACGCCGAGTCCTTCACTATCTCTGATATCCGTGTCAATGGCCTCCAGCGGGTTTCCGCCGGAAGCGTCTTTGGTGCCTTGCCGCTGAACGTCGGCGAGACTGCGGATGATCGTCGCTTGGTGGATGCCACTCGTGCGTTGTTCAAAACCGGGTTCTTTCAAGATATCCAACTGGGCCGTGATGGCAATGTTCTAGTCATCACGGTGGTCGAGCGGCCTTCTGTTTCGAGTATCGAAATCGATGGCAACAAGGCGATCACCACTGAAGACCTGATGAAGGGTCTCAAACAGTCGGGCCTGGCTGAAGGTGAAATCTTTCAGCGTGCGACGCTTGAAGGCGTACGTAACGAGCTGCAACGTCAATACGTTGCTCAAGGTCGTTACTCGGCAGAAGTTTCTACCGAAGTCGTGCCTCAGCCTCGTAACCGTGTTGGCCTGAAGATCAACATTAACGAAGGTACGGTTGCTGCGATTCAGCACATCAACGTGGTGGGCAACAGCGTCTTCCCCGATGAAGACCTGATCGGGCTCTTCGAACTCAAGACCACCAACTGGCTGTCCTTCTTCAAGAACGACGACAAGTACGCCCGGGAAAAACTGTCCGGCGACCTGGAACGTCTGCGTTCGTACTACCTCGACCGCGGCTACATCAACATGGACATCGCATCGACCCAGGTGTCCATTACGCCTGACAAGAAAAGCGTGTACATCACGGTCAATGTCAACGAAGGCGAAAAATACACCGTTAAGTCGGTCAAGCTGAGCGGCGACCTGAAAGTCCCTGAAGATCAAGTCAAGGCGCTGTTGCTGGTCAAGCCGGGTCAGGTCTTTTCGCGTAAGGTCATGACCACGACGTCCGAGCTGATCACCCGTCGACTGGGTAACGAAGGCTATACCTTCGCCAACGTCAACGGCGTTCCGACACCGAACAACGAAGATCACACCGTTGACATTCTGTTTGCTGTCGATCCAGGCAAGCGTGCCTACGTTGACCGCATTAACTTCCGTGGTAACACCAAGTCTGCGGACGAAGTGTTACGCCGTGAAATGCGTCAGATGGAAGGCGGTTGGGCTTCGACTTACCTTATCGACCAATCGAAAACCCGTTTGAATCGTCTCGGTTTCTTCAAAGAAGTGAACGTGGAAACGCCGGCAGTGCCGGGCACCGATGACCAAGTTGACGTGAACTACACGGTTGAAGAACAGGCGTCCGGTTCGGTGACCGCCAGCGTCGGTTTTGCACAGAGTGCAGGTTTGATCCTGGGTGGTTCGATCAGCCAGAACAACTTCTTGGGCACCGGTAATAAGGTCAGCATCGGTCTGACGAAAAGCCAATACCAGACGCGCTACAACTTTGGTTACGTCAACCCGTACTTCACGCCAGATGGCGTCAGCTTGGGCTACAACGCTTTCTATCGCACCACGGACTATAAAAATCTCAGCGTCGATGTGGCCAGCTATGCGGTAGACAGTTTGGGTGCAGGTGTCAGCCTTGGCTATCCTATCAACGAGACGTCGCGTCTGACGTATGGCTTGACGGTACAGCAGGATCAAATCAAGACGGGTGTTTATACCGTTGACGAGATTTTCGACTTCGTTAACAAAGAAGGTAACAAATACCTCAACTTCAAGGCTTCTGCTGGCTGGTCAGAGTCAACCTTGAACAAAGGTGTTCTGGCTACCCGCGGTCATTCGCAAAGTCTGGTATTTGAAACCACCACGCCGGGCAGCGACCTTTCGTTCTTCAAACTTGATTACCGCGCTCAGTATTTCCACCCGCTGACTGAAAACTACACCCTTCGTCTGCACACCGAGTTGGGTTATGGCGACGGTTATGGTTCGACCTCAGGTCTGCCGTTTTACGAGAACTACTACGGTGGTGGCTTCAACTCGGTACGTGGCTTCAAGGACAGCGGTCTCGGTCCTCGCAGTACCCCGAGTCGTGGTGAATCTGTGACCGGCAACGCCGGAACCCTGGTTGATCCAGACGGCAAGGCACTGCCTTTCGGCGGTAACGTCTTGATTCAAGGAGGGGTGGAGGTCATGTTCCCACTGCCATTCATCAAAGATCAAAAGTCGCTACGGACGTCGCTCTTCTGGGACGTGGGTAACGTATTCGACACTAACTGCGGATCATCTGGCAGCAACACCATCGCGGCGTCGGATGTGAAGCCTAAATGTGACAACATCGGTCTTGCAGGTTTGGCAAGTTCTGTCGGTGTAGGCGTCACCTGGGTTACCGCCCTAGGCCCCCTGAGTTTCGCTTTGGCTGTGCCGGTCAAGACGCCAGACAACGCAGACACCCAGATTTTCCAATTTTCCCTCGGTCAGACCTTTTAA
- the frr gene encoding ribosome recycling factor, translated as MINEIKKDAQARMQKSLESLAHAFSRIRTGQAHPSILGGVMVPYYGADTPLNQVANVTVKDSRTLQVVAFERNMLGAVDKAIQSSGLGFNPTNLGELLLISMPALTEETRKGFGKQARDAAEDARVAVRNIRRDSLSQFKDLIKEKEISEDEERRAADDIQKLTDKFVAEIETAVKQKEADLMAV; from the coding sequence ATGATCAACGAAATCAAGAAAGACGCCCAAGCCCGTATGCAGAAGAGCCTTGAGTCCCTGGCTCATGCGTTCAGTCGTATCCGCACCGGCCAGGCCCACCCAAGTATTCTTGGTGGTGTGATGGTGCCTTACTACGGTGCTGATACCCCATTGAATCAAGTGGCAAACGTTACGGTCAAAGACTCACGCACCCTGCAAGTCGTGGCATTTGAACGCAACATGCTGGGCGCCGTGGACAAAGCGATTCAAAGCTCTGGGTTGGGTTTCAACCCAACGAACCTTGGCGAATTGTTGCTCATCTCGATGCCGGCTCTGACTGAAGAAACCCGCAAGGGCTTCGGCAAGCAGGCACGCGATGCCGCAGAAGATGCTCGGGTGGCAGTGCGCAACATCCGTCGCGATTCGTTGAGCCAGTTCAAAGACCTTATTAAAGAGAAAGAAATCAGCGAAGACGAAGAGCGTCGTGCCGCTGATGACATCCAAAAACTGACCGACAAGTTCGTGGCGGAAATCGAAACCGCTGTGAAACAAAAAGAAGCGGACCTGATGGCCGTATAA
- the uppS gene encoding polyprenyl diphosphate synthase yields the protein MDKTKQAVLTSVPRHVAIIMDGNNRWAKKRLLPGIAGHKAGVDAVRAVIEVCAEAKVEVLTLFAFSSENWQRPAEEVGALMELFFTALRRETRRLNDNSISLRIIGDRSRFHPELQAAMREAEVRTAGNDRFVLQIAANYGGQWDIAQAAQRLAREVQAGHLQPEDITPELLQTCLATGDLPLPDLCIRTGGEHRISNFLLWQLAYSELYFSDLFWPDFKHDAMRTALADFASRQRRFGKTSEQIEAGARA from the coding sequence ATGGATAAGACCAAACAGGCTGTGCTGACATCGGTACCGCGACATGTCGCGATTATCATGGATGGTAATAATCGTTGGGCAAAGAAACGTCTTTTACCCGGTATCGCCGGGCATAAAGCTGGCGTAGATGCCGTTCGTGCAGTCATTGAGGTTTGCGCTGAAGCCAAGGTTGAAGTATTGACCTTGTTCGCTTTTTCCAGTGAAAACTGGCAGCGTCCTGCCGAGGAAGTCGGGGCGTTGATGGAGCTGTTTTTCACCGCTCTGCGTCGTGAAACTCGGCGCCTTAACGATAACTCCATCAGCTTGCGAATCATCGGTGACCGTTCGCGGTTCCACCCCGAGTTGCAGGCGGCTATGCGCGAAGCTGAAGTGCGGACTGCGGGTAACGATCGCTTTGTGCTGCAAATTGCGGCCAATTACGGTGGGCAATGGGATATCGCTCAAGCGGCGCAACGTCTTGCGCGTGAAGTTCAGGCAGGACATCTACAGCCAGAAGACATCACGCCGGAACTGTTGCAAACCTGTTTGGCAACCGGCGACCTGCCGTTGCCGGATTTGTGCATTCGTACCGGTGGCGAGCATCGCATCAGCAATTTTTTACTGTGGCAGCTGGCCTACTCAGAGCTGTACTTCTCCGACCTGTTTTGGCCGGACTTCAAACACGATGCCATGCGCACTGCGCTGGCAGATTTTGCTTCTCGCCAACGTCGCTTCGGTAAAACGAGCGAGCAGATAGAAGCTGGAGCCCGGGCTTAA
- the pyrH gene encoding UMP kinase, whose amino-acid sequence MAQQGSGYQARYKRILLKLSGEALMGSEEFGIDPKVLDRMALEVGQLVGIGVQVGLVIGGGNLFRGAALSAAGMDRVTGDHMGMLATVMNALAMRDALERANISAIVMSAISMVGVTDHYDRRKAMRHLNAKDVVIFAAGTGNPFFTTDSAACLRAIEIDADVVLKATKVDGVYTADPFKDPHAEKFDHLTYDEVLDRKLGVMDLTAICLCRDHKMPLRVFNMNKPGALLNIVHGGAEGTLIEEGQQ is encoded by the coding sequence ATGGCTCAGCAGGGCAGTGGTTATCAGGCTCGCTATAAACGCATTCTACTCAAGCTTAGCGGCGAGGCCCTGATGGGCTCGGAAGAGTTCGGCATCGACCCGAAAGTCCTGGATCGCATGGCCCTTGAAGTCGGCCAATTGGTCGGTATCGGCGTGCAGGTCGGGCTGGTAATTGGTGGCGGTAACCTGTTTCGCGGCGCCGCATTGAGCGCTGCCGGTATGGATCGGGTCACGGGCGATCACATGGGCATGCTGGCCACTGTGATGAACGCTTTGGCCATGCGCGACGCGCTGGAACGTGCCAATATTTCAGCCATCGTGATGTCGGCGATTTCTATGGTGGGTGTGACAGATCATTACGATCGCCGCAAAGCCATGCGCCACCTCAATGCCAAAGACGTAGTGATTTTTGCTGCCGGTACCGGTAACCCTTTTTTCACTACCGATTCGGCAGCCTGTCTGCGAGCAATCGAAATCGACGCCGACGTCGTGCTCAAAGCGACCAAGGTCGATGGTGTTTACACTGCCGATCCTTTCAAAGACCCGCATGCCGAGAAGTTCGATCATCTGACCTACGATGAAGTGCTGGATCGCAAGCTGGGTGTGATGGATTTGACGGCTATTTGTTTGTGCCGTGACCACAAGATGCCGTTGCGCGTATTTAACATGAACAAGCCCGGCGCCCTGCTGAATATTGTGCACGGCGGCGCTGAGGGAACCCTGATCGAGGAAGGCCAACAATGA
- the fabZ gene encoding 3-hydroxyacyl-ACP dehydratase FabZ — protein MMDINEIREYLPHRYPFLLVDRVVELNVEAKSIRAYKNVSINEPFFNGHFPQHPIMPGVLIIEAMAQAAGILGFKMLDVKPSDGTLYYFVGSDKLRFRQPVLPGDQLILEATFISCKRQIWKFQCQASVDGKPVCSAEIICAERKL, from the coding sequence ATGATGGACATCAACGAGATTCGCGAATACCTGCCTCACCGTTACCCGTTCCTGTTGGTGGACCGGGTAGTCGAGTTGAATGTCGAGGCCAAAAGCATTCGTGCCTACAAGAATGTCAGCATCAACGAGCCTTTTTTCAACGGTCACTTTCCCCAGCATCCAATCATGCCGGGCGTATTGATCATCGAAGCGATGGCCCAAGCTGCCGGCATCCTCGGTTTTAAAATGCTCGATGTGAAGCCATCCGACGGCACGCTTTATTATTTCGTCGGCTCTGACAAACTGCGATTCCGTCAGCCAGTCTTGCCGGGCGATCAGTTGATCCTTGAAGCTACGTTCATCAGTTGCAAGCGTCAGATCTGGAAGTTTCAATGCCAGGCTTCGGTCGACGGCAAGCCGGTTTGCTCCGCAGAAATCATCTGCGCGGAACGTAAACTATGA